A portion of the Leptospira dzoumogneensis genome contains these proteins:
- a CDS encoding flagellar hook capping FlgD N-terminal domain-containing protein, which translates to MPEANAVSNEATRSRYLEGDRSYDLRKHFDKLEKEEKSGLQGIEVRSTAKALGKDDFLKLLITQLSSQDPTNPVKDQDFIAQMAQFSSLEQMNNISQGIGKMTNRQSFSLVGKIVSGPDFVTGENVVGTAGALFFDGEGKSFVRVNGRTVEIDAITLITDPAIINQAEGQQGAPAPKAGLGSSSNAAVGTPTTQSLQNQNMGTSQDPGFEEASSGAPGWSFPGKPNDSNY; encoded by the coding sequence ATGCCTGAAGCAAACGCAGTTTCTAATGAAGCTACACGTAGCCGTTATCTCGAAGGAGACAGAAGTTACGATTTAAGGAAGCATTTTGATAAATTGGAGAAGGAAGAAAAAAGCGGTCTCCAAGGTATCGAGGTCCGTTCCACTGCGAAAGCATTAGGAAAAGATGATTTTCTAAAACTGTTGATCACTCAACTTTCTTCTCAAGACCCTACCAATCCTGTTAAGGACCAAGACTTTATCGCGCAGATGGCACAATTCTCTTCCTTAGAGCAGATGAATAATATCTCTCAAGGGATCGGCAAGATGACCAATCGCCAAAGTTTCTCTCTTGTAGGTAAGATCGTATCCGGTCCTGATTTTGTGACCGGAGAGAATGTGGTTGGAACTGCGGGCGCGTTATTCTTCGACGGAGAAGGTAAATCTTTCGTAAGAGTAAACGGTAGAACTGTAGAAATCGATGCGATCACTTTGATCACTGATCCTGCAATTATCAATCAAGCAGAGGGGCAGCAGGGAGCGCCTGCTCCTAAGGCCGGTTTAGGGTCTTCTTCTAATGCCGCTGTAGGAACTCCAACAACTCAATCATTACAAAATCAGAATATGGGAACTTCCCAAGATCCCGGTTTTGAAGAAGCAAGTTCCGGAGCTCCAGGCTGGAGTTTTCCTGGAAAACCGAACGATAGCAATTATTAA
- the flgE gene encoding flagellar hook protein FlgE: MMRSLYSGVSGLKNHQVRMDVIGNNISNVNTHGFKTERVTFQDMISQELRGASEPKENIGGVNPQQVGLGSLIAAIDKIMTQGSLQTTGKNTDVALSGEGFFIVKDGDKQFYTRAGAFNLDKNGYYVNPANGLKVQGWNSRLDEKGNKYINSSASIEDIVIPVYSKEPARATSKVDFRSNLNSSVQAVPPDATPEEITAMINDPDPKARRGHVTTIKVFDDQGAEREFKMEFYKVRENTWKARTSLTDSTQLSVDVAATGGQNTQMPGLTELEFGFTPDGKIVYVSDGTDVMNTGKLNAKVSFKLPGNPQVQSFDLALGEAGMVDGITQFSSDFTTKAVKQDGYTMGYLESFSIDNSGTVTGVYSNGIKQPLARIATAVFNNPAGLDKAGDTMFAFSNNSGEPMIGEAGVAGRGKINAGLLEMSNVDLSDQFTDMIVTQRGFQANSRTITTTDQMLQEVLGLKR; encoded by the coding sequence ATGATGAGATCCCTTTATTCAGGAGTTTCCGGTTTAAAAAACCACCAAGTGCGGATGGACGTAATCGGTAACAATATTTCCAACGTGAACACCCACGGTTTTAAAACGGAGCGTGTTACTTTCCAGGACATGATCTCCCAAGAGTTAAGAGGAGCTTCTGAGCCTAAGGAGAACATCGGAGGGGTCAACCCTCAACAAGTCGGTCTTGGTTCATTGATCGCTGCGATCGATAAGATCATGACCCAAGGTTCTTTACAGACTACTGGTAAAAACACAGATGTTGCGCTTTCCGGAGAAGGTTTTTTTATCGTTAAAGACGGGGACAAACAATTCTATACAAGAGCCGGTGCGTTTAACTTGGATAAGAACGGTTATTATGTGAACCCTGCAAACGGATTGAAGGTGCAAGGTTGGAATTCCCGCCTCGATGAAAAAGGGAATAAATACATCAACTCTTCCGCTTCTATCGAAGACATAGTAATTCCGGTATATTCTAAAGAGCCTGCAAGAGCTACTTCCAAAGTGGATTTCAGATCCAACTTGAATTCTTCCGTGCAAGCTGTTCCGCCTGATGCAACTCCGGAAGAGATCACCGCAATGATCAATGATCCTGATCCTAAGGCGAGAAGAGGACATGTAACTACTATCAAAGTTTTTGACGACCAAGGTGCCGAGAGAGAATTCAAAATGGAATTCTACAAAGTTCGCGAGAATACTTGGAAAGCAAGAACGTCTTTAACGGATTCTACTCAACTTTCAGTGGATGTTGCAGCAACAGGCGGACAAAACACTCAAATGCCGGGATTGACCGAGCTCGAGTTCGGATTCACTCCTGATGGAAAGATCGTTTATGTTTCCGACGGAACGGATGTGATGAACACCGGAAAGCTGAACGCTAAAGTTTCCTTCAAACTTCCAGGAAATCCACAAGTGCAAAGTTTTGATCTTGCTTTAGGTGAGGCTGGAATGGTGGACGGGATCACTCAGTTCTCTTCCGATTTTACTACTAAAGCTGTGAAACAAGACGGATACACCATGGGATATCTGGAGTCCTTCTCCATTGATAACTCAGGAACCGTTACGGGTGTTTATTCCAACGGGATCAAACAACCTTTAGCAAGAATTGCAACTGCAGTTTTTAATAACCCGGCCGGTTTGGATAAGGCGGGAGATACAATGTTCGCATTCTCCAATAACTCCGGTGAGCCTATGATCGGTGAAGCAGGTGTCGCAGGTAGAGGAAAGATCAACGCAGGTCTATTAGAAATGTCGAATGTGGATCTTTCCGATCAGTTTACCGATATGATCGTTACTCAAAGAGGTTTCCAAGCGAACTCGAGAACGATCACTACCACGGACCAAATGTTACAGGAAGTCCTGGGTCTGAAACGTTAA
- a CDS encoding flagellar hook-length control protein FliK, with amino-acid sequence MQIRTEGPGREEGYSLSAEPKVTNVSEKVSAPSVSFMDLMKSIQLRSQKVLEEGQKSEIKEEKPSEMEESKEPELFVRSEEEEVEETDSEEENEKLVRLSEKKVQKAELKETNSDPEEEIDAELESEELDSPFITQMSVFLAGLEAKKEKEISSAANQEESVSFKKIQKHSKEEAPKVEQKEEAGNVSVLKSNQSEEKRNLKETKRTSEKESLDEGLKSLEEARKFSKPANEEKILTVLKDSHKENFIPESDNWKITREKKQETLSMVSKNQAAKAAQVEEASKSDTSGKGSQNQDFSQRNGNETTFTLLKAGLGAVEKNQEISGQNSKPSKTNPGSNMDRSQMKENFQRLVQSAKLNIVENGRSEATLRLNPRELGRVSLRITVEDDKVQGKILVESDQVRKLFAGDLEQLRKDFKEQGLDLQSLIVESEDSLRMSWDGQDSSRFFDQEGFGFESSGFSNSSDLEEVSEMDSIENLEFAEKNTDKRLNILV; translated from the coding sequence ATGCAGATCAGAACGGAAGGACCAGGCAGAGAAGAAGGATATTCACTTTCGGCGGAACCAAAGGTAACTAACGTTTCCGAAAAAGTTTCCGCTCCTTCCGTGAGTTTTATGGACCTAATGAAGTCCATCCAACTTCGTTCCCAAAAGGTTCTGGAAGAAGGACAGAAGTCTGAGATCAAAGAAGAAAAACCTTCCGAAATGGAAGAATCCAAAGAGCCTGAATTATTTGTAAGATCCGAAGAGGAAGAAGTCGAAGAAACCGATTCGGAAGAAGAGAATGAAAAATTAGTTCGTCTTTCTGAGAAGAAGGTCCAAAAAGCGGAACTGAAAGAAACGAATTCTGATCCGGAAGAAGAGATCGATGCAGAGCTTGAGTCAGAAGAGTTAGATTCCCCTTTTATTACTCAGATGAGTGTGTTCTTGGCGGGACTCGAGGCCAAAAAAGAGAAAGAGATCTCGAGCGCTGCAAACCAAGAAGAATCTGTATCATTCAAAAAGATCCAAAAACATTCCAAAGAAGAAGCTCCCAAAGTTGAACAAAAAGAAGAAGCGGGGAATGTTTCCGTTCTGAAATCGAATCAGTCGGAAGAAAAACGTAATCTTAAAGAAACCAAAAGAACTTCAGAGAAAGAAAGTCTGGATGAAGGTTTAAAAAGTTTGGAAGAAGCGCGCAAATTTTCCAAACCTGCAAACGAAGAAAAGATATTAACCGTATTAAAAGATTCTCATAAAGAAAATTTCATTCCTGAATCGGATAATTGGAAGATCACCAGGGAGAAAAAACAGGAAACTCTTTCTATGGTTTCCAAAAACCAAGCGGCTAAAGCGGCTCAGGTAGAAGAAGCTTCCAAGTCCGATACTTCCGGTAAAGGTTCCCAGAACCAAGACTTCTCTCAAAGAAACGGGAACGAGACTACATTTACTCTGCTAAAAGCAGGTCTTGGTGCCGTAGAGAAAAACCAAGAGATTTCAGGACAAAATTCAAAACCTTCCAAAACGAATCCAGGTTCTAATATGGATCGTTCTCAGATGAAGGAAAACTTTCAGAGATTAGTTCAATCAGCAAAATTGAATATTGTTGAGAACGGAAGATCAGAGGCCACTCTTAGATTGAACCCGAGAGAGTTGGGAAGAGTTTCCTTACGTATTACTGTAGAAGATGATAAGGTCCAAGGTAAAATTTTGGTAGAGTCGGATCAGGTGAGAAAATTATTCGCAGGTGATCTGGAACAACTTCGCAAAGATTTTAAAGAACAAGGATTGGATCTGCAGTCTTTGATCGTTGAATCCGAGGATTCATTGCGCATGAGTTGGGATGGACAGGATTCTTCTCGATTCTTTGACCAAGAAGGTTTTGGATTTGAAAGTTCCGGTTTTTCGAATTCTTCCGATTTGGAAGAAGTTTCAGAAATGGACTCTATCGAAAATCTGGAATTTGCCGAAAAGAATACTGATAAACGCTTAAACATCTTGGTTTAA
- a CDS encoding cyclic nucleotide-binding domain-containing protein translates to MKKRKRIGSQPNKSKERDGRFGSVFSSNQELFRDWNPEETSSFAGLFEYRSVSSGTVLIASERSSAWFYFLLEGKCEEFTKASSGEELMVRSLGPGSHFGEAGFFHWKEGKFGVRTETDSKLLRISAKNWHKWETENPETSKRWKERLETKRFFRMASYEPSHKELLGFISNLELLFHIDRKKIGELTPYLRWLYVPGGERLMLQGEPGNSLFVILSGRFRYSVSDEQGNITGEGEFAKGDIIGEMSLLTGEPRSASVYAVRSSQVIQISRNGFRKFISESPEALFHVTETIARRLGQKNKESSRFGRKVHTIALVPITEGFPLRHFSNEISKSLKSFGSALPVNEEKLSKFLKDKKVYQKNGIRFGIPDILSWFGGLEKEYDNVVFEVGPSGDPLWTEASLRQADRILLLAETGRPILKNSYSWNLIQGESLGETTKESVIYLEDSYNRWEELENTLHELPGQKLILRKGRAGEFDRIARRLESRSVGVALSGGGAKGFAQLGLLRSLTEAGIPIDLIGGTSSGSIMAGLFAMGYGFDESLRLIKEVWIEAKLTRDYTLPFVSILRGARYSRAIKEFFGNRKIETLLIPFLAVACDLTNSKPKVFEEGEVWKAIRASTSIPGIFPPFYTEGALYVDGGLWDNLPGSLVRRKGADVLISVDLGAGSQPNKDQTYGLLVESRFPGEGPSALKLLGNQFMKKEDKYSFPHIGELFMRSMLLSSRNNLLKTKENSDIFVELPVRDFSTFDWDEYKKLYEIGYEHSQKSVKDWTKTIKDKVYSERKN, encoded by the coding sequence GTGAAGAAGAGAAAAAGAATTGGCTCTCAGCCTAACAAATCCAAAGAAAGAGACGGACGGTTCGGATCCGTATTTTCTTCCAACCAGGAATTGTTCCGGGACTGGAACCCGGAAGAGACCTCTTCTTTTGCGGGACTTTTCGAATATAGATCAGTAAGCTCCGGCACAGTTCTAATTGCTTCCGAAAGATCTTCCGCCTGGTTCTATTTTCTTTTAGAAGGAAAATGTGAAGAATTCACTAAGGCTTCCTCCGGAGAAGAGTTAATGGTCCGAAGCCTGGGGCCTGGCTCTCATTTTGGAGAGGCTGGATTCTTTCATTGGAAAGAAGGGAAGTTCGGTGTAAGGACGGAAACGGACTCCAAACTTTTGAGGATCAGCGCTAAGAACTGGCATAAATGGGAAACTGAAAATCCTGAAACTTCTAAACGTTGGAAGGAAAGATTAGAGACTAAAAGATTTTTCAGGATGGCTTCTTATGAACCTAGTCATAAGGAACTTTTAGGATTTATCTCCAATCTGGAATTATTATTTCATATAGATCGTAAAAAGATAGGAGAATTGACTCCTTACTTGAGATGGTTGTACGTTCCAGGCGGAGAAAGGCTTATGCTCCAGGGAGAACCTGGAAATTCACTTTTTGTAATATTGTCCGGAAGATTTAGATACAGTGTTTCCGACGAACAAGGAAATATCACCGGCGAGGGAGAATTTGCAAAAGGAGATATCATAGGGGAGATGTCCCTTCTAACAGGAGAACCTCGTTCCGCTTCCGTATACGCAGTCCGCTCTTCTCAGGTGATCCAAATCTCCCGGAACGGATTTAGGAAATTTATCTCCGAATCTCCGGAAGCGTTATTTCATGTGACTGAAACGATCGCCAGGAGATTGGGACAGAAAAATAAAGAATCTTCCCGCTTTGGCAGAAAAGTACATACGATCGCACTAGTCCCGATCACGGAAGGTTTTCCTTTACGTCATTTTTCGAATGAAATTTCTAAATCCTTAAAATCTTTCGGCTCTGCACTTCCGGTAAACGAGGAAAAACTTTCCAAATTCTTAAAGGATAAGAAGGTCTATCAAAAAAACGGAATACGATTCGGGATACCTGATATTCTTTCTTGGTTCGGAGGATTAGAGAAGGAATACGATAACGTAGTATTTGAAGTGGGACCTTCGGGAGATCCTCTTTGGACGGAAGCGAGTCTTAGACAAGCGGATCGTATCCTTCTTCTTGCAGAAACCGGGCGGCCAATATTAAAAAATTCTTATTCTTGGAACCTGATCCAGGGAGAAAGTCTGGGCGAAACTACAAAAGAATCAGTGATCTATTTGGAGGATTCTTATAATCGCTGGGAAGAATTAGAGAATACTCTGCATGAATTGCCGGGCCAAAAACTCATCTTGAGAAAAGGCAGAGCGGGAGAATTCGATCGGATCGCAAGAAGATTGGAAAGCAGGTCCGTAGGAGTTGCTCTTTCCGGCGGAGGAGCAAAAGGTTTTGCACAGTTAGGACTACTCAGGTCCTTAACCGAGGCAGGTATACCGATCGATCTGATCGGGGGAACTAGTTCCGGTTCCATCATGGCCGGATTGTTCGCGATGGGTTATGGATTCGACGAATCTCTCAGATTGATCAAAGAAGTTTGGATAGAAGCAAAACTTACAAGAGATTACACTCTTCCATTCGTTTCCATTTTAAGAGGTGCCAGATATTCCAGGGCAATCAAAGAATTTTTCGGGAATAGGAAGATAGAAACACTATTGATCCCTTTTTTAGCCGTGGCCTGCGATCTTACGAATTCTAAACCGAAAGTATTCGAAGAGGGAGAAGTTTGGAAAGCGATCAGAGCAAGCACTTCAATACCGGGGATCTTTCCTCCGTTCTACACTGAAGGAGCCTTGTATGTGGATGGTGGACTTTGGGACAATCTTCCGGGCTCTTTGGTAAGAAGAAAAGGTGCAGACGTTTTGATCTCAGTAGATTTAGGAGCGGGTTCTCAACCGAATAAGGACCAAACTTACGGATTATTAGTCGAGTCAAGATTTCCGGGAGAAGGACCTTCTGCCTTAAAACTTTTAGGAAATCAATTCATGAAGAAGGAAGATAAATATTCTTTCCCTCATATAGGTGAGTTGTTCATGAGATCCATGTTATTATCCAGCCGGAATAATCTTCTTAAAACAAAAGAAAATTCTGATATATTCGTCGAATTACCAGTGAGAGATTTTTCTACGTTCGATTGGGATGAATACAAAAAATTATATGAGATAGGCTATGAGCATTCTCAAAAATCCGTAAAGGATTGGACCAAGACCATTAAAGATAAAGTATATTCAGAAAGGAAGAATTAG
- the carB gene encoding carbamoyl-phosphate synthase large subunit — MPKREDLRSVLILGSGPIVIGQACEFDYSGTQAAKALREKGIRVILLNSNPATIMTDPDLADATYVEPLTVAVVQKILEKEKPDAILPTVGGQTALNLALACHNAGVLEKYNVELIGAKIDAIKKAEDRELFKRAMEKIGVKVPRSGLANNLKEAAEIKAQIGLPLIVRPAFTLGGTGGGIAYDEETFDEVVGKGLKASPISQVLLEQSVLGWKEFELEVMRDLADNVVIICSIENIDPMGVHTGDSITVAPQQTLSDKEYQNLRDMSISIIREIGVETGGSNIQFAVNPEDGDVIVIEMNPRVSRSSALASKATGFPIAKIAALLSIGYSLDEIKNDITRVTPASFEPSIDYVVTKIPRFAFEKFPGTDDTLGVQMKAVGEAMAIGRTFKESFQKAMRSLEIDRFGFGSDGNFAELVEFHNLSVPQRKERIDSFLRRPNDKRIFYVKKALEEGYSVEQIHNLSKIDPWFLYQFEDLQNLEKEFIQKGNSTLGKLKKAGFSNRQLAFLSKKAEIEKILSSSQTPDKKKAEIGSILKKEEKNLEEILESSKIEPIYKRIDTCAGEFEAYTPYFYSSYDEEDETNVTSKKSVIILGGGPNRIGQGIEFDYCCCHASFALQDLGVESIMVNSNPETVSTDYDTSDRLYFEPLTLEDVIQIYKKEKPDGVIIQFGGQTPLKLAKDLESRGVPILGTSPDSIDRAEDRKRFAEVLEKLKLISPKNGIATSMEEARKIANNITYPVLVRPSYVLGGRAMLIISEEKELDKYMEKAEEISEDRPLLIDSFLEDAVEVDVDALCDGKDVFIAGIMEHIEEAGIHSGDSACVLPPQSLSKKVLDDIRSATRALALELQVKGLINIQYAVKEEVVYVIEVNPRASRTVPFVSKALGHPIVKYATRIMMGETLKQLPLPKEMVFPTVNVKEAVLPFNKFPGVDTILGPEMRSTGEVMGIADTAGEAFLKSQYMAGEELPSQGTVFVSVNDKDKKDLLKYIKDLSDLGFILIATEGTHKFLSENGILSSKINKVYDNQFPTALDYIRENKIHLILNTPLSRVTRDDSFAIRQAAIRYKIPCLTTASAAKALIKGMVEMTDKGFTIRSLQEIHSGK, encoded by the coding sequence ATGCCCAAAAGGGAAGATCTCCGCTCCGTTCTGATCCTGGGATCCGGGCCGATCGTTATCGGCCAAGCCTGTGAATTCGACTATTCCGGCACCCAGGCCGCCAAAGCCCTTCGAGAAAAAGGAATTAGAGTCATTCTTCTCAATTCCAATCCTGCTACTATTATGACTGACCCGGATCTTGCGGATGCCACTTATGTGGAACCTCTGACTGTCGCAGTCGTCCAGAAAATTTTGGAAAAAGAAAAGCCGGATGCGATCCTACCTACTGTAGGAGGTCAAACAGCATTAAACCTTGCTTTGGCCTGTCATAACGCTGGGGTATTAGAAAAATATAATGTAGAACTCATCGGCGCCAAAATAGACGCGATCAAAAAGGCGGAAGATAGAGAACTTTTCAAAAGAGCAATGGAGAAGATCGGGGTAAAAGTTCCTCGTTCAGGGCTCGCAAACAATTTAAAAGAAGCGGCAGAGATCAAGGCTCAGATAGGTCTACCTCTGATCGTAAGACCTGCATTCACTCTGGGCGGGACCGGAGGCGGGATCGCTTATGACGAAGAAACCTTCGACGAAGTGGTCGGCAAAGGTCTTAAGGCTTCTCCGATTAGCCAGGTATTATTAGAACAATCCGTTCTTGGTTGGAAAGAATTCGAGTTAGAGGTAATGAGAGACCTCGCGGATAACGTAGTGATCATTTGTTCTATAGAGAATATAGATCCTATGGGAGTTCATACGGGAGACTCTATCACAGTTGCTCCTCAGCAGACACTTTCAGACAAAGAATATCAAAATTTAAGGGATATGTCCATCAGTATCATCCGAGAGATCGGAGTGGAAACAGGCGGATCCAATATCCAATTCGCAGTGAATCCGGAAGACGGCGACGTGATCGTGATCGAGATGAATCCTCGTGTTTCTAGATCTTCCGCGCTTGCTTCAAAGGCTACCGGATTCCCGATCGCAAAGATCGCTGCGTTACTCTCCATCGGTTACTCTTTGGATGAGATCAAAAACGATATTACAAGAGTCACTCCTGCTTCTTTCGAGCCATCCATTGATTATGTGGTGACCAAGATTCCGAGATTTGCTTTCGAGAAGTTCCCTGGGACAGATGATACCCTAGGGGTACAAATGAAAGCCGTGGGAGAGGCCATGGCAATCGGAAGGACTTTTAAGGAAAGTTTCCAAAAAGCGATGCGTTCCTTGGAAATCGATCGTTTCGGTTTTGGATCCGACGGAAATTTTGCGGAGTTAGTCGAATTCCATAATCTATCCGTTCCTCAAAGAAAAGAAAGGATAGATTCATTCTTACGCAGACCGAATGATAAACGGATCTTCTACGTCAAAAAAGCTCTGGAAGAAGGTTATAGCGTAGAACAGATCCATAACCTTTCCAAAATAGATCCTTGGTTCTTATACCAATTCGAAGATCTTCAGAATTTAGAAAAAGAATTCATACAAAAAGGAAATTCTACCTTAGGAAAACTGAAAAAAGCGGGATTCTCCAATAGACAATTGGCATTCCTCTCTAAAAAAGCGGAGATAGAAAAGATATTATCTTCTTCCCAGACTCCTGATAAGAAAAAAGCGGAGATAGGTTCCATTCTCAAAAAAGAAGAAAAGAACCTGGAAGAAATATTAGAATCTTCTAAAATAGAACCTATCTATAAGAGGATCGATACCTGCGCAGGTGAGTTCGAAGCTTATACTCCTTATTTTTACTCTTCTTACGATGAAGAAGACGAAACAAACGTAACTTCTAAAAAATCGGTAATCATTCTGGGCGGTGGGCCTAATAGGATCGGGCAAGGGATAGAGTTCGATTATTGCTGCTGCCACGCTTCCTTTGCTCTGCAAGATCTGGGAGTGGAATCCATTATGGTGAATTCCAACCCGGAAACGGTTTCTACCGACTATGATACTTCCGACAGATTGTACTTTGAACCTCTGACCTTAGAGGATGTAATTCAGATCTACAAAAAGGAAAAACCGGATGGAGTGATTATCCAGTTCGGCGGGCAGACACCTCTTAAACTTGCAAAAGATCTGGAAAGCAGGGGAGTCCCCATTTTAGGAACAAGCCCTGATTCTATTGATAGAGCGGAAGATAGAAAACGTTTTGCAGAAGTATTAGAAAAACTGAAATTGATCTCTCCTAAGAACGGTATCGCTACTTCTATGGAAGAAGCGAGAAAGATCGCAAATAATATCACTTATCCTGTGCTTGTCCGCCCAAGTTATGTATTGGGTGGAAGAGCGATGCTTATCATCAGCGAAGAAAAAGAGCTGGATAAGTATATGGAGAAGGCCGAGGAAATTTCGGAAGACAGGCCTCTACTCATAGATTCCTTCTTAGAAGACGCTGTAGAAGTGGACGTAGACGCACTTTGCGACGGCAAGGATGTATTCATCGCAGGTATCATGGAGCATATCGAAGAAGCTGGGATCCATTCAGGAGATTCCGCATGCGTTCTTCCTCCTCAATCCTTATCTAAAAAAGTATTGGATGATATCAGAAGCGCCACAAGAGCACTCGCATTAGAATTACAAGTTAAGGGTCTGATCAATATCCAATACGCGGTTAAGGAAGAAGTTGTTTATGTGATCGAGGTAAATCCTCGAGCTTCCAGAACTGTTCCTTTCGTATCCAAGGCGCTTGGTCATCCTATTGTAAAATACGCTACTCGTATCATGATGGGAGAGACTTTAAAACAACTTCCTCTTCCGAAAGAAATGGTGTTCCCGACCGTAAACGTGAAGGAAGCGGTATTACCTTTTAATAAATTCCCTGGAGTGGATACGATCCTTGGACCTGAAATGAGATCCACGGGAGAGGTGATGGGGATCGCAGACACTGCGGGAGAAGCGTTCTTAAAGTCTCAATACATGGCGGGAGAAGAACTTCCTTCTCAGGGGACAGTATTCGTTTCCGTAAATGATAAGGACAAAAAGGATCTACTGAAGTATATTAAGGATCTTTCCGATTTAGGATTCATTCTGATCGCTACGGAAGGAACTCATAAATTCTTATCGGAAAATGGAATTCTATCTTCTAAGATCAATAAGGTATACGATAATCAGTTCCCGACTGCATTGGATTATATCAGAGAGAATAAGATCCATCTTATATTGAATACTCCTCTTAGTAGAGTGACCAGAGATGATAGTTTTGCGATCCGCCAAGCAGCGATCCGTTATAAGATCCCTTGTTTGACCACTGCGAGTGCAGCCAAGGCTCTCATCAAAGGAATGGTGGAGATGACCGATAAAGGTTTCACCATTCGTTCTCTGCAAGAGATCCATAGCGGCAAATAA